A window of Leptotrichia wadei contains these coding sequences:
- the argS gene encoding arginine--tRNA ligase, giving the protein MELLTIKLKKLFSENINNIFGADYAEKIDIQNSTKKEFGDFQTNFAMVSSKLIEKNPREIASTLVENFSENDIIQKLEIAGPGFINIYLKNGFLNEEIKKVENEKYDFSFLNTDKTVIIDYSSPNIAKRMHIGHLRSTIIGDSIKRILQFLGFHTLADNHIGDWGTQFGKLIVAYKNWLDKKAYEKDPIGELEKIYVKFSDEAKINPALEDEAREELKKLQLGDENNQKLWKEFIDISLKEYNKVYDRLNVNFDYYFGESFYNDMMPSVLEELKQKGIAKEDQGALVVFFENNRLPPAIVQKKDGSFLYTTSDLATMKFRKDELKVDEAVYLTDDRQQNHFKQVFEIGRMLGEPYNYKKTHIVFGIMRLGNGIIFSSRSGNTIRLVDLLDEAKAQVKKVIDEKNPDIPEDEKDKIAEIVGSGAIKYFDLSQNRTSDITFTWDKVLSFEGNTGPYLQYTYVRIMSIFRKLKEENIEVKNNDIISDDMNGIERELAVELLRFPQAVVKSYENYRPNIIADYLFDTAKLFNNFYNSSSILKEEDKKVMDARILLARKTAFVLKEGLSLLGINTVNRM; this is encoded by the coding sequence ATGGAATTGCTGACAATAAAATTAAAAAAGTTGTTTTCAGAAAATATAAATAATATTTTTGGTGCTGATTATGCGGAAAAAATTGATATTCAGAATTCTACTAAAAAGGAATTTGGGGATTTTCAAACAAATTTTGCAATGGTTAGCTCAAAATTAATTGAAAAAAATCCACGTGAAATTGCGAGCACTCTTGTGGAAAATTTTTCAGAAAATGACATCATTCAAAAGTTGGAAATTGCAGGACCTGGATTTATCAATATTTATCTTAAAAACGGTTTTTTAAATGAGGAAATAAAAAAAGTAGAAAATGAAAAATATGACTTTTCATTTTTAAATACCGATAAAACTGTAATTATCGACTACTCTTCTCCAAATATTGCAAAAAGAATGCACATTGGACACTTGAGAAGCACGATTATTGGAGATTCCATCAAGAGAATTTTACAATTTCTAGGATTTCATACACTTGCCGATAACCATATTGGCGACTGGGGAACACAATTTGGAAAACTTATTGTGGCTTATAAAAACTGGCTGGATAAAAAGGCTTATGAAAAAGATCCCATTGGAGAACTGGAAAAAATCTATGTAAAATTTTCAGATGAAGCTAAAATAAATCCTGCTTTGGAAGATGAAGCACGAGAAGAATTGAAGAAATTACAGCTTGGAGATGAAAATAATCAAAAATTATGGAAAGAATTTATTGATATTTCACTAAAAGAATACAATAAAGTTTACGATAGACTTAACGTAAACTTCGATTACTATTTTGGTGAGTCATTTTACAATGATATGATGCCATCGGTTCTTGAAGAATTAAAGCAAAAAGGTATCGCAAAAGAAGATCAAGGTGCATTAGTAGTATTTTTTGAAAATAATAGATTGCCGCCTGCAATTGTTCAAAAGAAAGATGGAAGTTTTTTATATACGACTTCGGATCTTGCTACAATGAAGTTTAGAAAAGATGAGTTAAAAGTCGATGAAGCAGTTTATTTAACTGACGACAGACAGCAAAATCACTTTAAGCAGGTTTTTGAAATTGGAAGAATGTTAGGCGAGCCTTACAATTATAAAAAGACTCACATTGTATTTGGAATTATGAGACTTGGTAATGGAATAATTTTCTCTTCTAGAAGCGGAAACACAATAAGGCTTGTGGATTTGCTAGATGAAGCAAAAGCTCAAGTAAAAAAAGTAATTGATGAAAAAAATCCAGATATTCCAGAAGATGAAAAGGACAAAATTGCTGAAATTGTAGGAAGCGGAGCTATAAAATATTTTGATTTGAGTCAAAATAGAACTTCTGATATAACATTTACTTGGGATAAAGTGCTTAGTTTTGAAGGAAATACAGGACCTTACCTGCAATATACCTACGTTCGGATTATGTCAATTTTTAGAAAATTGAAGGAAGAAAATATCGAAGTTAAAAATAACGATATTATTTCGGATGATATGAATGGAATTGAACGTGAACTTGCAGTTGAATTATTAAGATTCCCTCAAGCTGTAGTAAAATCCTATGAAAACTACCGTCCAAATATAATTGCAGATTATTTATTTGACACAGCAAAATTATTTAATAACTTCTATAATTCGAGTTCTATCTTGAAAGAGGAAGATAAAAAAGTAATGGATGCAAGAATTTTACTGGCAAGAAAAACTGCATTTGTATTAAAAGAAGGACTTAGCCTGCTTGGAATAAATACAGTAAATAGAATGTAA
- a CDS encoding polysaccharide deacetylase family protein produces MKKTFSVIGIIVAIIGFIYSGVHIFGTTAKFIEHHSLESSIKKLTHEKNTKTADLAAVTKKNDDVKAQYQKLKADKKIKTVYLTFDDGPSGHTDQILEILKRNNIKATFFVIGIGKNFKDYKKITDQGHSIGLHSFTHEYKKVYANEDSFFKEFYQIHDAIKSTTGQDVKIIRFPGGSSNTIASKALKTAIINRLTREGFVYFDWNCDSTDASGNNVPVAKLVKYGVCTTHPDINVLMHDTNAKKTTVQALQQIIDGYKKAGYTFETLNVNSPRIQHVKQPEIK; encoded by the coding sequence ATGAAAAAAACATTTTCAGTCATTGGTATAATAGTGGCTATAATTGGATTCATATATTCAGGAGTGCATATTTTTGGTACAACTGCAAAATTTATTGAACACCATAGCTTAGAATCAAGCATAAAAAAATTAACACATGAAAAAAATACAAAAACTGCAGATTTAGCTGCGGTTACTAAGAAAAATGATGATGTAAAAGCACAATATCAAAAGTTAAAAGCTGACAAAAAAATTAAAACAGTTTATTTGACATTTGATGACGGACCTTCAGGACATACTGATCAAATTCTTGAAATCCTGAAAAGAAATAATATAAAAGCTACATTTTTTGTAATCGGAATTGGAAAAAACTTTAAAGACTACAAGAAAATAACTGATCAAGGACATTCAATCGGACTGCACAGCTTTACACATGAATATAAAAAAGTTTATGCAAACGAAGACAGTTTCTTTAAGGAATTTTATCAAATACATGATGCTATAAAATCTACAACTGGGCAAGATGTTAAAATTATAAGATTCCCTGGAGGTTCTAGCAACACTATTGCTTCAAAGGCTTTAAAAACTGCTATCATTAACAGATTGACAAGAGAAGGATTTGTTTATTTTGACTGGAACTGTGACAGTACAGATGCTTCTGGAAATAATGTTCCTGTAGCAAAATTAGTAAAATATGGTGTTTGTACAACTCATCCTGACATTAATGTCCTAATGCACGATACAAATGCTAAGAAAACTACTGTTCAGGCTTTACAGCAAATTATAGACGGGTATAAAAAGGCAGGATATACATTTGAAACGTTAAATGTAAACAGCCCTAGAATCCAACATGTTAAACAGCCTGAAATAAAATAA
- a CDS encoding septal ring lytic transglycosylase RlpA family protein translates to MRKIITMFAGLMVSLSLVSETKTDGTNIIYIKKEMMKAADDVDNVTDLTVSKKDETSEAAKSKTSKHSQKGIASYYGKKLHGSRTASGERHNSNEMVAAHRSLPFGTKVKVTNLSNGKEVIVKINDRGPFAKGRVIDLSYGAFSKIESPGKGLTNVKLEVLNNLY, encoded by the coding sequence ATGAGAAAAATAATTACTATGTTTGCGGGTCTGATGGTTTCATTGTCATTAGTTTCAGAAACAAAAACAGATGGAACAAATATAATTTACATAAAAAAAGAAATGATGAAGGCAGCTGATGATGTAGATAATGTAACAGATTTAACTGTTTCCAAAAAAGATGAAACTTCTGAAGCCGCAAAATCAAAAACTTCCAAACATTCACAAAAAGGAATTGCTTCATATTATGGTAAAAAATTACATGGAAGCAGAACAGCAAGTGGAGAAAGACACAATTCAAATGAAATGGTAGCTGCCCATAGAAGTTTACCATTTGGAACAAAAGTTAAAGTTACAAATTTAAGTAACGGTAAGGAAGTTATTGTAAAAATAAATGATAGAGGTCCTTTTGCAAAAGGACGTGTAATAGATTTAAGCTACGGAGCTTTTTCAAAAATTGAAAGTCCAGGAAAAGGGCTTACAAATGTAAAATTAGAAGTTCTAAATAATTTATACTAA
- the fabG gene encoding 3-oxoacyl-ACP reductase FabG, with product MLNGKIALITGGSRGIGKEIALKFAENGATVISGDLIDPDYSHENVSHIKLNVTDRENIKEAAKEIKEKYGRLDILVNNAGITRDALLQRMKEADWDLVIDINLKGVYNVMQGFVSLLLKSKASSVINMASVVGIDGNAGQTNYAATKGGVIAMAKTWAKEFGRKNLRANAIAPGFIETNMTHALPEKIVENVLANTPLRKMGDAEDVANAALYLASDMSKFVTGQVLRVDGGLNL from the coding sequence GTGTTAAATGGTAAAATTGCATTAATTACAGGTGGTTCAAGAGGAATTGGGAAGGAAATTGCATTAAAATTTGCAGAAAATGGAGCTACAGTTATTTCTGGGGATTTAATTGATCCTGATTACAGCCATGAAAATGTTTCACATATAAAATTAAATGTTACAGATAGAGAAAATATCAAGGAAGCTGCAAAGGAAATCAAGGAAAAATATGGAAGACTAGATATTCTTGTAAATAATGCAGGAATTACAAGAGATGCATTGCTTCAAAGAATGAAGGAAGCTGACTGGGATTTGGTAATTGACATTAACTTAAAAGGTGTTTATAACGTAATGCAAGGATTTGTTTCACTACTATTAAAAAGTAAAGCCTCAAGTGTAATTAATATGGCTTCTGTTGTCGGAATTGATGGAAATGCAGGGCAAACTAACTATGCCGCTACTAAAGGTGGAGTAATTGCTATGGCAAAAACTTGGGCAAAGGAATTTGGTAGAAAAAATCTTAGAGCAAATGCAATTGCACCAGGATTCATAGAAACAAATATGACTCATGCATTGCCTGAAAAAATTGTAGAAAATGTACTTGCAAATACTCCTCTTAGAAAAATGGGAGATGCTGAAGATGTAGCAAATGCAGCATTATATTTGGCAAGTGATATGTCTAAATTCGTTACAGGACAAGTTTTAAGAGTTGACGGAGGATTGAACTTATAA
- a CDS encoding RNase H1/viroplasmin domain-containing protein produces MSKNQKFYAYFIIDTNETGILENWTDCQKKVSGKKARYKSFKSLLEAQNWLNSGANYEKKEKKNLTELYSELERDAIYFDAGTGRGNGVEVRLTDFEGNSLLHKIMDKKIINEFGNYYVADTRTNNFGELVGIYTALVYAKKYDTKIICGDSSIVIEYWTKGRYNSSNLENDTVELIKKTTLMRNEFEKKGGIVKKISGDINPADLGFHK; encoded by the coding sequence ATGTCAAAAAATCAAAAATTTTATGCTTATTTCATTATAGATACAAATGAAACTGGAATACTCGAAAACTGGACGGATTGTCAAAAAAAAGTAAGTGGAAAAAAAGCCCGTTATAAATCATTTAAAAGTCTTTTAGAAGCACAAAACTGGTTAAATTCTGGAGCAAATTATGAAAAAAAAGAAAAAAAGAATTTAACAGAATTGTACTCTGAACTGGAACGTGATGCAATTTACTTTGATGCAGGAACAGGACGAGGTAATGGCGTAGAAGTCAGGCTAACTGATTTTGAAGGCAATTCATTACTTCACAAAATTATGGACAAAAAAATTATCAATGAATTTGGAAATTATTATGTTGCCGACACCAGAACAAATAATTTTGGTGAATTAGTCGGTATTTATACAGCTCTTGTCTATGCAAAAAAATATGATACAAAAATAATTTGTGGAGATAGTTCGATAGTCATTGAATATTGGACTAAAGGCCGATATAACAGTTCTAACCTTGAAAATGATACAGTTGAACTCATAAAAAAAACTACCCTAATGAGAAATGAGTTTGAAAAAAAAGGAGGAATTGTAAAAAAAATCTCTGGAGATATCAATCCAGCTGATTTAGGTTTCCATAAATAA
- a CDS encoding thioredoxin family protein: MALLDSNIVEQLKGYFDKINANIELVAFLDDSEKSKELDSFLKEVDAISEKVNYVKKSFENDKADLDKANITRPTSFTILKDGENTGINFSGIPGGHEFNSFILAVLGLAGLGKKLEGDQLSKVESVDKPLNVETFVSLSCTHCPDVIQALNLISTYNKNITVTMVDSAVFFEEAKEKDIQAVPVVFINGEQKSVGAKTIEELINLIANA; encoded by the coding sequence ATGGCTTTATTAGACAGTAATATTGTAGAACAGTTAAAAGGTTATTTTGATAAAATCAACGCAAATATTGAATTGGTTGCATTTTTAGATGATAGTGAAAAATCAAAGGAATTAGATAGTTTTCTAAAAGAAGTTGATGCAATTTCTGAAAAAGTAAACTATGTGAAAAAATCGTTTGAAAATGATAAGGCTGATTTGGATAAAGCGAATATTACTCGCCCAACATCTTTTACAATTTTAAAGGATGGAGAAAATACAGGAATTAATTTTTCAGGAATTCCTGGCGGACATGAATTTAATAGCTTTATCCTAGCAGTTTTAGGATTAGCTGGGCTTGGGAAAAAATTAGAAGGAGATCAGCTTTCAAAAGTTGAGTCTGTTGATAAGCCTTTAAATGTTGAGACATTTGTTTCATTATCTTGTACACATTGTCCAGATGTAATTCAAGCTTTAAATCTTATTTCAACATATAATAAGAATATTACAGTAACAATGGTTGATAGTGCAGTATTCTTTGAAGAAGCAAAGGAAAAAGATATTCAGGCAGTACCAGTTGTATTTATAAATGGAGAGCAAAAATCAGTTGGTGCTAAAACTATTGAAGAGTTGATAAATCTTATTGCTAATGCCTAG
- the ahpC gene encoding alkyl hydroperoxide reductase subunit C codes for MSLIGKKIENFTAQAYQNEEFREVSFEKDFLGKWNVVVFYPADFTFVCPTELEDLEDHREELEKLGFNVYSVSTDTHFTHKAWHDHSEAIGKVKFTMIGDPTKAISREFEVLNEESGLAYRGTFIINPEGKIVAYEVNDEGIGRDASELVRRAKAAKFVADNPGLVCPAKWKEGEATLKPGLDLVGKI; via the coding sequence ATGTCACTAATAGGAAAAAAAATTGAAAATTTTACAGCACAGGCTTATCAAAATGAAGAATTTAGAGAAGTAAGTTTTGAGAAGGACTTTTTAGGGAAATGGAATGTTGTGGTTTTTTACCCAGCTGATTTTACTTTTGTATGTCCTACAGAATTGGAAGATTTAGAAGATCATAGGGAAGAATTGGAAAAATTAGGATTTAATGTTTATTCAGTAAGTACTGATACTCATTTTACACACAAGGCTTGGCATGATCATTCTGAAGCAATCGGAAAAGTTAAATTTACAATGATTGGAGATCCAACAAAAGCTATTTCAAGAGAATTTGAAGTATTAAATGAAGAAAGCGGACTTGCCTACAGAGGAACATTTATTATAAATCCAGAAGGAAAAATCGTTGCTTATGAAGTAAATGACGAAGGAATCGGAAGAGATGCCTCAGAACTTGTAAGAAGAGCAAAAGCTGCAAAATTCGTAGCCGATAATCCAGGATTAGTTTGTCCAGCAAAATGGAAAGAAGGAGAAGCTACTTTAAAACCAGGATTAGATTTAGTAGGTAAAATCTAA
- a CDS encoding YitT family protein yields the protein MNKKTIFKLIKEYFLIGIGTLFLAMGLQFFFFPNKIASGGVTGLALVINSLFGFPTGLFVAISNLILFALAFIVISGHFGFKSIYATVLLSFFLSVFEKYYPNYTITKDIFLATVFGSAICALGITIIYLYEASTGGTSIIARIINKYCHIGYGMSSFIVDAIVTLLAIFAFGVELGLVGLLSVYVTGFITDKFIEGFNSRKQIMVITSNKDLVLNYILKDFDRGCTILKGIGGYSGTEKDVLLTIIERRQFIQLRKFLKAHDPTAFVTVTDTTKVFGEGFDQLH from the coding sequence ATGAATAAAAAAACAATTTTTAAATTAATTAAAGAATATTTTTTAATTGGAATAGGAACTCTTTTTCTTGCAATGGGATTACAGTTTTTCTTTTTCCCAAATAAAATAGCAAGTGGAGGAGTAACAGGGCTAGCTTTGGTTATAAATAGCTTATTTGGCTTTCCTACAGGACTTTTTGTCGCTATTAGCAATCTAATTTTATTTGCTTTAGCCTTTATCGTAATTAGCGGACATTTTGGATTTAAGAGCATTTATGCAACTGTGCTTTTATCTTTTTTTCTTTCTGTTTTTGAAAAATATTATCCCAATTACACTATTACTAAAGACATATTTCTAGCCACAGTTTTTGGAAGTGCAATTTGTGCCTTAGGAATAACAATTATTTATTTATATGAGGCTTCCACAGGCGGAACTTCAATAATTGCGAGAATTATTAACAAGTATTGCCACATCGGCTACGGAATGTCCAGTTTCATTGTTGATGCTATCGTTACTCTTTTGGCAATTTTTGCATTTGGTGTGGAATTGGGGCTTGTTGGACTATTAAGTGTTTATGTAACAGGATTCATTACAGATAAATTTATTGAAGGATTTAATTCACGTAAACAGATTATGGTTATTACTTCCAATAAGGATCTTGTATTAAATTATATTTTAAAGGACTTTGATAGAGGATGCACTATTTTAAAAGGAATAGGAGGATATTCTGGAACTGAAAAGGATGTTCTGCTTACAATCATTGAAAGAAGACAATTTATACAATTAAGAAAATTTTTAAAGGCACACGATCCTACTGCTTTTGTTACAGTTACAGATACAACAAAAGTCTTTGGTGAAGGATTTGATCAGCTGCATTAG
- the sppA gene encoding signal peptide peptidase SppA — MKFWDFFKKFLIFTAKEIYSFFLKLSLSIFIIFIIGMSIIAVVNSKNKNENVKKSYEYILFNVSDVVEDKVIGSDFLSDRENLSYMDVLNSLDDIKKNNQVKGVIIALDTVNLSSAKVEELSKKFEELKANNKKIYAFGAYITNANYKLASIANEVVMIPSASASLDLTGYHYSDMYYKGLFDKLGVNMEVVRIGNYKSYGENYTGNEMTPELRSELTRILENRYGKFIEDISKNRKIDKNTLNNDIVNGTDTNLTPFAARDKNLVDKLEQFSDFTKRLNIREDNVADITDYYEKRVKDEKVGNPRNGTIAVIYAEGSIMYDPNGVTEGVITPDNILEKVEKAMQTKNLRGIVLRVNSGGGSALASEVIYQELTKLNIPIYVSMSDTTASGGYYISMAGNKVFANNATITGSIGVVSMIPKFYNAQEKFGVHSNSISKGKYSDINDSFAPLSQESRDKITQSMQETYSEFKSRVSKSRKIDENILENYAQGKIWLGDEAKNIKLVDGIASLDEVIKIMARDLGLRNNYAVENIYLEEDFTKKIKALTKMIAERFSLSAQLQKNIPQAKNVFNEYDFAMQNQNKPLYYLTYKLNLY; from the coding sequence ATGAAATTTTGGGATTTTTTCAAAAAATTTTTAATATTCACAGCAAAAGAAATATATTCATTTTTTTTAAAACTTTCATTATCAATATTTATAATTTTTATTATCGGAATGTCAATAATTGCTGTTGTTAATTCAAAAAATAAAAATGAAAATGTTAAAAAAAGTTATGAATATATACTTTTTAATGTTTCTGACGTTGTTGAGGATAAAGTTATAGGTTCAGATTTTCTTTCAGATAGAGAAAATTTATCTTATATGGACGTTTTAAATAGTTTAGATGACATAAAGAAAAATAATCAGGTAAAGGGAGTTATTATTGCTTTAGATACGGTAAATTTGTCATCTGCAAAAGTAGAGGAATTATCAAAGAAATTTGAGGAATTAAAGGCAAATAATAAAAAAATATATGCTTTTGGAGCTTATATTACAAATGCCAATTATAAATTAGCTTCCATTGCAAATGAAGTTGTAATGATTCCATCTGCTTCAGCAAGTTTGGATTTGACAGGTTATCATTATTCAGATATGTATTATAAAGGTCTTTTTGATAAGCTAGGAGTGAATATGGAAGTTGTCCGTATTGGAAATTACAAGTCTTATGGGGAAAATTATACTGGAAATGAGATGACTCCTGAATTACGTTCTGAACTTACAAGAATCTTGGAAAATAGATATGGCAAATTTATTGAAGATATTTCTAAAAATCGTAAAATTGACAAAAATACACTAAATAACGATATTGTAAATGGAACTGACACTAATTTAACACCATTTGCCGCACGTGATAAAAACTTAGTTGACAAGCTGGAACAATTTTCTGATTTTACAAAACGTTTAAATATTCGTGAAGATAATGTTGCGGATATTACTGACTATTATGAAAAAAGGGTAAAGGATGAAAAAGTGGGGAATCCTAGAAATGGAACTATCGCTGTAATTTATGCTGAAGGTTCAATTATGTACGATCCAAATGGAGTTACAGAAGGTGTCATAACTCCCGACAATATTTTAGAAAAAGTTGAAAAAGCAATGCAAACTAAAAATTTAAGAGGTATCGTGCTTCGTGTAAATTCAGGTGGAGGTTCAGCTCTAGCTTCTGAAGTAATCTATCAGGAATTGACAAAATTAAATATTCCAATTTATGTTTCAATGTCAGATACCACAGCTTCTGGAGGTTATTACATCTCAATGGCAGGAAATAAGGTATTTGCCAATAATGCGACAATTACAGGCTCAATAGGCGTAGTTTCAATGATTCCAAAATTCTACAATGCACAGGAAAAATTTGGAGTTCATTCAAATTCAATTTCAAAGGGTAAATATTCAGACATTAATGATAGTTTTGCACCATTATCACAAGAATCTCGTGATAAAATTACCCAATCAATGCAGGAAACATACAGCGAATTTAAATCACGTGTTTCTAAAAGTCGTAAAATTGATGAAAATATTCTTGAAAATTATGCACAAGGTAAAATATGGCTTGGTGATGAGGCTAAAAATATAAAATTGGTTGATGGAATTGCAAGTCTTGATGAAGTTATAAAAATAATGGCAAGAGATTTGGGATTACGTAATAATTATGCTGTGGAAAATATTTATTTGGAAGAAGATTTTACTAAAAAGATAAAGGCTCTTACAAAAATGATTGCTGAAAGATTTAGTTTATCTGCACAGCTTCAAAAAAATATTCCGCAAGCAAAAAATGTATTCAATGAATATGACTTTGCAATGCAGAATCAAAACAAACCATTATACTATTTAACATATAAATTGAATTTATACTAA
- a CDS encoding ACT domain-containing protein, with protein MNDRIVITVIGADKTGIVANVSTKLSELNLNIIDITQKVFEDDIFAMIMLVEAPKNTDIKGLQEEFKVFEDQIGVRVYLQHENIFKTMHRI; from the coding sequence ATGAATGATAGAATTGTTATTACAGTTATCGGAGCAGATAAAACTGGAATTGTTGCGAATGTTTCAACAAAATTAAGTGAATTAAACTTAAATATTATTGACATTACACAAAAGGTTTTTGAAGATGATATTTTTGCGATGATTATGCTTGTAGAAGCACCTAAAAATACAGACATAAAAGGGCTTCAGGAAGAATTTAAGGTCTTTGAAGATCAAATAGGTGTAAGAGTTTACCTGCAGCATGAAAATATTTTTAAAACTATGCACAGAATATAG
- a CDS encoding PFL family protein, whose translation MNLLPDEILETINMVEMQHLDVRTVTMGISLLDCIEADAQKTAENIYNKITENGKDLVRIADEVASKYNMPIINKRVSVTPISIIGNATDAQDYTIFAKVLDKAAKEIGIDFIGGFSALVDKGFTKGDINLINSIPKALSETDRVCSSVNVGSTKSGINLDAVKMMGKTVKELAELSKDNDGLAAAKFVVFTNAVSDNPFMAGAFHGVENPDVVLNVGISGPGVVRHTLANISKTATIDEITEAIKKVSFKITRMGELIGKEVAQRLGVEFGIIDLSLAPTPAVGDSVGNVLEEFGLESVGAYGTTLALAILNDAVKKGGAMAATRVGGLTGAFIPVSEDQGMIEATSKGYLTLEKLEAMTCVCSVGLDMIAIPGDTSEAVISGIIADEMAIGMVNSKTTAVRVIPVPGKKAGDRVVFGGLLGEANIININNLDCSILINRGGKVAPPIQALKN comes from the coding sequence ATGAATTTATTACCTGATGAGATACTGGAAACGATAAATATGGTTGAAATGCAGCACCTTGATGTAAGAACTGTAACAATGGGAATAAGCCTACTTGACTGCATTGAGGCAGATGCTCAAAAGACAGCAGAAAATATTTATAATAAAATCACAGAAAATGGAAAAGATTTGGTAAGAATTGCCGATGAAGTAGCAAGTAAATACAATATGCCAATTATAAACAAAAGAGTTTCAGTTACTCCAATTTCAATAATTGGAAATGCAACAGACGCACAAGATTATACAATTTTTGCAAAAGTTCTTGATAAGGCGGCAAAGGAAATTGGAATTGACTTTATTGGAGGATTTTCAGCTCTTGTTGACAAAGGATTTACAAAAGGCGACATTAATCTAATAAACAGTATTCCAAAAGCACTTTCAGAAACAGATAGAGTTTGCTCTTCTGTAAATGTTGGTTCTACAAAATCTGGAATTAATTTGGATGCAGTAAAAATGATGGGAAAGACTGTAAAAGAATTAGCTGAACTTTCAAAAGATAACGATGGATTAGCAGCTGCAAAATTTGTTGTATTTACAAATGCTGTTTCTGATAATCCGTTTATGGCTGGTGCATTTCATGGAGTGGAAAATCCAGATGTTGTACTAAACGTAGGAATTAGTGGACCAGGAGTTGTAAGGCATACGCTTGCAAATATTTCAAAAACTGCAACAATTGATGAAATAACAGAAGCGATTAAAAAAGTAAGTTTCAAAATCACAAGAATGGGAGAATTAATCGGAAAAGAAGTTGCCCAAAGACTTGGAGTTGAATTTGGAATAATAGACTTATCACTTGCACCAACTCCAGCTGTGGGAGATAGCGTTGGAAATGTTTTGGAAGAATTTGGACTAGAATCAGTCGGAGCTTATGGAACAACACTTGCACTTGCAATATTAAATGATGCTGTGAAAAAAGGTGGAGCAATGGCTGCAACTCGTGTTGGCGGACTAACAGGAGCATTTATCCCAGTAAGTGAAGATCAAGGTATGATAGAAGCCACAAGTAAAGGTTATTTGACACTTGAAAAATTAGAAGCAATGACTTGTGTATGTTCTGTTGGACTTGACATGATCGCTATTCCAGGAGATACTTCAGAAGCTGTAATTTCTGGAATAATAGCTGATGAAATGGCAATTGGAATGGTAAACAGCAAAACTACTGCTGTTAGAGTAATTCCAGTTCCAGGTAAAAAAGCTGGAGACCGAGTAGTATTTGGAGGACTTCTTGGAGAAGCTAATATAATAAACATAAATAATTTAGATTGTTCAATATTAATAAACCGTGGTGGAAAAGTAGCACCTCCAATTCAGGCTTTAAAAAACTAA